The following nucleotide sequence is from Natronobeatus ordinarius.
CGACCTGGCCTCAACGGTGTATACCATAGTTCGGTGACTGGCCGTTCGCGTTCACGCGGATCGACGCCGTCTACGTGTGAACCCAGGGCGGCTACCAGGTCGGTCGTGAGACCGACGGCTATCCGCTGTTCCTATCTGTACATGAGCAGGACGTCGACGTCTGGGGGGACGTTTTTAAGTCGTTCATCCATAATTAAATCCAGAAATTCGGATTCCAGCTCACTCACGGAGAGATCCCGGATCCACCGGAGTCAATGAAGCCGTAATCCAGATAAACGATAAACGTAGAAAGATCAATTAGATTCAGTCGTCGGAAACTGCTTTACCAGGGTTTGATGCGTCTGAATTGATTGGAAAAGGGGCTCCTGCCCCAATGAGAGAGTCAAGCACTTTGCCAATTCGTTTCCCCGCAACGGGAGGTACCGCATTTCCAATCTGTTTGAACCAGCTCGTAAAGGACCCCAAGAAGATATAGTCATCCGAGAAGGACTGTAACCGTGCCGCCTCGCGAGGAGTGATACCACGATTTCGCTCCGGATCCGCGCGATCGGGGCTAGGACGTGCGTGTTCGTAATAATCTGGTAGCACGTAGCTATTCGCGTCTTTGGCTAGATGAGCAACGATCGTCGGGGAAGGCTCTGACCACTCAAGCATACGGTACTTGTCCCCGAAGCGTTTATTTTCAGCAGTACCGACATCATATTCGATATATTCTGAATACTCACCGTCAGAGTTATACTTCACATCCCATCCGGTATCACCAGGACTCAGAGCCTCATCAAATAAAATCTGATCTTTATCCATCGGATGCTCTCGAGCCTGATGGTTGAAACAGAGGCTGGTTCCTGAATTGAGACTATGAGTGCGCACGAAGTCACTTCTAGAGCCACGTTCCGTTCTTGGGAGAACTCTCCCACCTTCTCCTCGACGAAGACGGGGGAGTCCAGAGAGCCCTTGCTGGATACTTCGTGTTTTTCCCTCTATCGAGAGTTTATTTAGCAGATCATGTGCTGTTTCACTCTCTGTGAGATCGTCGCGGATCCCCACCAGAAGCACCCGTTCCCTTTTTTGTGGGACGCCAAGTTCCGTCATGTCCTGTAACTTATACTCGACATCATACCCCGGTCCCGTTTTACTAAGCAGTTCGAGGTCCTCAAGCACCCAATCAATAACACGGATGCCAGTATCTCCCACCTCGTTGACCATGCCCTCGACATTCTCCATCACGATGGCCTTTGGTCGGAGTTCTTCGACAGCTTTCACGTACTGGGTGTAGAGCGTCGTTCGGTCGTCATCGAGAATGCTGTAGTCCTCGTCGTCTCCACGACGCGACCGATAGCCCGCTTTGGAGAGCGATTGACACGGCGGGCCACCAACTAGCAAATCAGGGTCACTCACAGCATCCTGGATTCGCGCCGTAAGGTTGACCTCTCGGATATCCCCGCAGACGACGTTTCGGTGTGGGATTTCGGGGTGGTTCAGGCGATACGTCGCCACAGCGTCCGTATCAATATCTATCGCCCACCTGATGTCGTAACCCGCTTGGCGCAATCCACACGAAAGGCCACCGGCTCCCGAAAAAAGGTCGACAACGGTTGGCCCATTTCGCTCCATCTGTTGCTGTCGAAGGCGATGTGTAAGCAGGAATTTGCGGATTTCGCAATCTTCGCTACAGACATCCGTTCCTGCAGTAACTGCGTGCGTAGCAAGTGCCCGATAGAGGGGGGCGATCAGGCGGTCAGTCAGCTCTTCTTCTAGGGCGTGGCGACGACTCTCAGACGTATGCAGGTCCTTGGGATCGAGCAACCCGAGTGTACACAGCAACTCATCGACGCATGGGTCAACCGGCCAGACAGGCTTATCGAAGGCCGTTTGTAAGAGCCACCATCCGTCATCCTGTTCAATTCCGGGGACACTCGCGAGGAAGTCTACATAGCTCTGGTACCGCACTCGCGAGAAGTCTCGGAGCGTCACCCCATCCGTGTAGTCGGTCTCTCGAACAGCCACGAGAAGTTGCTCAAGGCGGGAAACCCGATCTTTGCTTACTCCCTTCAGCGAGGACGCACCATGGAGCGCTTCAGACAGCTCATCGTGGTCCATCGAAGCGAGAGTTTCCCAGCTTCCGTGTTGCTCCCGGAGTTCCCTGACAGTTCGTCTGGGTTGGCGCTGGAAGAAGCGCTCCGCTGGGGCGTCAACGGCAGATCCTAAGACGACCGCAGCTACGGCATCCAGCGGGTCGTCACTCCCACAAAGTGGGTCATTGCAGACACAGAGCGTATCCGCCGTTTCACCATCAACAGAGTCCAGCATCGCGTATCGGCAGTCGTCACCATTTTTACCGCACTGCCGCGCCAAGCGCTCCGGCGTCGAGCCAGGACAGCCGACCGGATTCATTTCCTGTTTACGCACATGGGCTGCTGTAACCGTGTCAATGAGAAATTCGATGTTATCGAAGAGTAGCTGTCGATGGGCGTCACGCTCCGTGGTTGGCGCTGATCGCACTAGTGCCATCGGCGAATCGGAGCACGTGACCGACTCAGTCATATCTAAGTGTTATTTCTTCACCAGGGATAAACTCCAGGGTAATGAACTTCTGCCTTTTCCAGATACCCCCTACGACCGTTCAACTACTACTATTTCGGGAGTGATTGCCATTACAAGCAGATTTTTCGCTATTTTGACCAGATGACTGAAGGAGAACAGTGTATAAACTCGAGCTCGATGGCCGAGCCCCTGATTCCCTTCGGACGGACCCAAGTTACTTCCGAGGAACTGCGGAAGCACGTTGATGAGAAGGCTGCAGTTGACGTGCTCCAGGAGATCAGTGTCCCCGCCGCCCCTGTGAAGGTCGATAGGTTTCTTACCTCACTCCCTACGCTAATCGGCTGGCTCGAAACCCACGGACGAGAGTATCCCTGGCGCTATACGACAGATCCCTGGAGGATTTATGCGAGCGAAATTTTGCTGCAGCGGACCCGGGGAGACGCGGTAGAGGGGATCTACGAAGAGTTTTTCTCGACATTTCCACGACCAAGAGCAGTCATCCAGAAAAGCGAACCACAGCTTCGAGAGTGTGTCAGGTCTCTCGGATTCGTTAATCACCGCGTACGCTCGATTCAGGAAGCTGCGAAGCTCTGCGTAGCCGAACACGGAGGAGACGTCCCAGCTGACCTAGAAGCCTTACAGCAACCATGGCGAGTCGGGCCGTATACCGCCAGAGCCTGCATGCTCTTTGCGTTTCAGGAACCGCTCGCACTTGTTGATGCGAATACCGCCCGTATAACAGGTCGAGTGTTTGACTATCCGCTTCCTGACCAGCCCCACAAGAGTGATACCCTTTACCGATTCCTCGATTCACTTGTTCCAGCCGACGGAGACCTGGCCCGATCGTTCAACCTCGCACTCCTCGACCTCGGCGCTCTTCGCTGTACGCACGCGCAGCCCAGTTGTGGGGACTGTCCACTCAATAGCGGATGTACGTATGCACAAAAATAGCTGTTAGGGACCGTCGATCCAGAATTCCGAGAATCGTTTCTCGTGGTCATGCCTTCACCAACCGGGTTGCGGTACGCACGTGCGCTCGCGACGCGTGTGGGCGTGAGCGCGCGTCGCGCTCCCGCGAGCGCGATAAGCGATTTAGCTCAGTCAGACCCCTCCCGAATGTTTATGAGGGAGGGGTCTGATTGTATACATATGGCTCGGCTCACCACAGGCAAACACAACGCCACTGTGTCGACGCAGCACCGTTCGAGCAACGATTCCGTCCCTCGGTCCATGGAGTGTGGAAACGCATGAGGAAGCCCGTGCGGCTCTCAGGATCCACCTCCAAGACCTACGCCGAACGGCTGCTCACCGCAGATAGCCCCGATGAAGTCCAAGCGATCATCGACAAACTGGAGGACGCGTACGAGATCGACTGGGTTCCCCTCGGTAACGACGAGAACAACTACTCCGACGTCTACACTCAGGCGAGTTCCCCGATGGCGGCGTTCTCGGAGCTGCCACTGAACGCGGAGGACTCGCTCACCCTTCGCTTCTACGAGGAGGCCCTCGCGGTCGGCGACGACCCGAGCGCTTCCTCGATGAAGGAAGCCGCACAGTCAGGCTGGGTCGACCTCGACGCTGCCGAACTCGAGATCGTCGCCGACGGCTACCCGCCGCAGAAAGGGAACTTGCTCAATCTCACAGTCCGTGACAACGGGAAGGGGAAAGCCCGCCCGGAGTTCGACGATTTCGTTGGGCTGCACGCGCCCGGGCTGAAGAAGCAGGAGCACGATTTCCTGCAGGGGCAGTACGGTATGGGAAGCACGGCCGTGATGCAGTTCGCGGGAAACATCGAAGAGGAGTATAATGAACAGGCGTTCAAGTTCATCGCTAGCTCCTCGATCCACGAACCGGGCGAGTGGTCGTGGACCCTGATCCACGACAAGCCTCGTAAAAGTCAGGTGGAGTACCTCACGGTGAACGGTGAGTTTCCCATCTTCGACGGGACGTTCGGTGGGGCACTCACGGAGAAGTTCCGCGAACGGTACCCCGAGAAGTATGACTTCGAGAAAAACACGACGACGTCCAAACCGCAGAGCCACGGCGCCTTCGTCAAGGTGTACGACTACCAGACGAACGCATCGCGAACGATGATCA
It contains:
- a CDS encoding DNA cytosine methyltransferase, which gives rise to MTESVTCSDSPMALVRSAPTTERDAHRQLLFDNIEFLIDTVTAAHVRKQEMNPVGCPGSTPERLARQCGKNGDDCRYAMLDSVDGETADTLCVCNDPLCGSDDPLDAVAAVVLGSAVDAPAERFFQRQPRRTVRELREQHGSWETLASMDHDELSEALHGASSLKGVSKDRVSRLEQLLVAVRETDYTDGVTLRDFSRVRYQSYVDFLASVPGIEQDDGWWLLQTAFDKPVWPVDPCVDELLCTLGLLDPKDLHTSESRRHALEEELTDRLIAPLYRALATHAVTAGTDVCSEDCEIRKFLLTHRLRQQQMERNGPTVVDLFSGAGGLSCGLRQAGYDIRWAIDIDTDAVATYRLNHPEIPHRNVVCGDIREVNLTARIQDAVSDPDLLVGGPPCQSLSKAGYRSRRGDDEDYSILDDDRTTLYTQYVKAVEELRPKAIVMENVEGMVNEVGDTGIRVIDWVLEDLELLSKTGPGYDVEYKLQDMTELGVPQKRERVLLVGIRDDLTESETAHDLLNKLSIEGKTRSIQQGLSGLPRLRRGEGGRVLPRTERGSRSDFVRTHSLNSGTSLCFNHQAREHPMDKDQILFDEALSPGDTGWDVKYNSDGEYSEYIEYDVGTAENKRFGDKYRMLEWSEPSPTIVAHLAKDANSYVLPDYYEHARPSPDRADPERNRGITPREAARLQSFSDDYIFLGSFTSWFKQIGNAVPPVAGKRIGKVLDSLIGAGAPFPINSDASNPGKAVSDD